In the genome of Streptomyces sp. V2I9, one region contains:
- the secA gene encoding preprotein translocase subunit SecA gives MSVFNKLMRAGEGKILRKLHRIADQVSSIEEDFVNLSDAELRALTDEYKERYADGESLDDLLPEAFATVREAAKRVLGQRHYDVQMMGGAALHLGYVAEMKTGEGKTLVGTLPAYLNALSGKGVHLITVNDYLAERDSELMGRVHKFLGLSVGCIVANMTPAQRREQYACDITYGTNNEFGFDYLRDNMAWSKDELVQRGHNFAVVDEVDSILVDEARTPLIISGPADQATKWYGDFAKLVTRLTKGEAGNQLKGIEETGDYEVDEKKRTVAIHESGVAKVEDWLGIDNLYESVNTPLVGYLNNAIKAKELFKKDKDYVVIDGEVMIVDEHTGRILAGRRYNEGMHQAIEAKEGVDIKDENQTLATITLQNFFRLYDKLSGMTGTAMTEAAEFHQIYKLGVVPIPTNRPMVRADQSDLIYRTEVAKFAAVVDDIAEKHEKGQPILVGTTSVEKSEYLSQQLSKRGVQHEVLNAKQHDREATIVAQAGRKGAVTVATNMAGRGTDIKLGGNPDDLAEAELRQRGLDPVENVEEWAAALPAALEAAEQAVKAEFEEVKNLGGLYVLGTERHESRRIDNQLRGRSGRQGDPGESRFYLSLGDDLMRLFKAQMVERVMSMANVPDDVPIENKMVTRAIASAQSQVEQQNFETRKNVLKYDEVLNRQREVIYGERRRVLEGEDLQDQIRHFMDDTIDDYIRQETAEGFAEEWDLDRLWGAFKQLYPVKVTVEELEEAAGDLAGVTADFIAESIKSDIHEQYQERENTLGSDIMRELERRVVLSVLDRKWREHLYEMDYLQEGIGLRAMAQKDPLVEYQREGFDMFNAMMEGIKEESVGYLFNLEVQVEQQVEEVPVQDGAERPSLEKETTPQIRAKGLEAPQRPDRLHFSAPTVDGEGGVVEGDFASDEATGATRSADGMTRAERRKAQKSGGGGRRRKK, from the coding sequence GTGTCCGTCTTCAACAAGCTCATGCGTGCAGGCGAAGGCAAGATCCTGCGCAAACTGCACCGCATCGCGGACCAGGTCAGCTCCATCGAAGAGGACTTCGTCAACCTCTCCGACGCCGAGCTGCGGGCGCTCACCGACGAGTACAAGGAACGGTACGCGGACGGCGAGAGCCTGGACGACCTGCTTCCCGAAGCGTTCGCCACGGTCCGGGAGGCCGCCAAGCGCGTTCTCGGACAGCGCCACTACGACGTACAGATGATGGGCGGAGCGGCCCTGCACCTCGGCTACGTGGCCGAGATGAAGACCGGTGAGGGCAAGACCCTCGTCGGCACCCTCCCCGCGTATCTGAACGCGCTCTCCGGCAAGGGCGTGCACCTGATCACGGTCAACGACTACCTCGCCGAGCGCGACTCCGAGCTCATGGGCCGGGTCCACAAGTTCCTCGGCCTGAGCGTCGGCTGCATCGTCGCCAACATGACCCCGGCCCAGCGCCGTGAGCAGTACGCCTGCGACATCACGTACGGCACGAACAACGAGTTCGGCTTCGACTACCTCCGCGACAACATGGCGTGGTCGAAGGACGAGCTCGTCCAGCGCGGCCACAACTTCGCCGTGGTCGACGAGGTCGACTCGATCCTCGTCGACGAGGCCCGTACGCCGCTGATCATCTCCGGCCCGGCCGACCAGGCGACCAAGTGGTACGGCGACTTCGCCAAGCTGGTCACCCGGCTCACCAAGGGCGAGGCGGGCAACCAGCTCAAGGGCATCGAGGAGACCGGCGACTACGAGGTCGACGAGAAGAAGCGGACCGTGGCCATCCACGAGTCCGGCGTCGCCAAGGTCGAGGACTGGCTCGGCATCGACAACCTCTACGAGTCGGTCAACACCCCGCTCGTCGGCTACCTGAACAACGCCATCAAGGCGAAGGAACTGTTCAAGAAGGACAAGGACTACGTCGTCATCGACGGCGAAGTCATGATCGTCGACGAGCACACCGGCCGTATCCTCGCCGGCCGCCGCTACAACGAGGGCATGCACCAGGCGATCGAGGCGAAGGAAGGGGTGGACATCAAGGACGAGAACCAGACGCTCGCCACGATCACCCTGCAGAACTTCTTCCGCCTCTACGACAAGCTCTCCGGCATGACCGGTACGGCGATGACCGAGGCCGCCGAGTTCCACCAGATCTACAAGCTCGGCGTGGTGCCGATCCCGACGAACCGGCCGATGGTCCGCGCCGACCAGTCGGACCTGATCTACCGCACCGAGGTCGCCAAGTTCGCCGCGGTCGTCGACGACATCGCGGAGAAGCACGAGAAGGGCCAGCCGATCCTGGTCGGCACCACCTCGGTCGAGAAGTCCGAGTACCTCTCGCAGCAGCTCTCCAAGCGCGGTGTCCAGCACGAGGTCCTCAACGCCAAGCAGCACGACCGGGAGGCGACGATCGTCGCCCAGGCGGGCCGCAAGGGCGCGGTCACCGTGGCGACGAACATGGCCGGCCGAGGCACCGACATCAAGCTCGGCGGAAACCCCGACGACCTCGCCGAGGCGGAGCTGCGCCAGCGCGGCCTCGACCCGGTGGAGAACGTCGAGGAGTGGGCGGCCGCGCTGCCCGCCGCGCTGGAGGCGGCCGAGCAGGCCGTGAAGGCGGAGTTCGAAGAGGTCAAGAACCTCGGCGGGCTCTACGTGCTGGGCACCGAGCGCCACGAGTCGCGCCGTATCGACAACCAGCTGCGCGGTCGCTCCGGCCGCCAGGGTGACCCGGGCGAGTCCCGCTTCTACCTCTCGCTGGGCGACGACCTGATGCGCCTGTTCAAGGCCCAGATGGTCGAGCGCGTCATGTCGATGGCGAACGTCCCGGACGACGTCCCGATCGAGAACAAGATGGTCACCCGTGCCATCGCCTCCGCCCAGTCGCAGGTCGAGCAGCAGAACTTCGAGACGCGCAAGAACGTCCTCAAGTACGACGAGGTGCTCAACCGGCAGCGTGAGGTCATCTACGGTGAGCGCCGCCGCGTCCTGGAGGGCGAGGACCTCCAGGACCAGATCCGGCACTTCATGGACGACACGATCGACGACTACATCCGGCAGGAGACCGCCGAGGGCTTCGCCGAGGAGTGGGACCTGGACCGGCTGTGGGGCGCCTTCAAGCAGCTCTACCCGGTGAAGGTCACCGTCGAGGAGCTGGAGGAGGCGGCCGGAGACCTGGCGGGCGTCACCGCCGACTTCATCGCCGAGTCGATCAAGAGCGACATCCACGAGCAGTACCAGGAGCGCGAGAACACCCTCGGCTCCGACATCATGCGTGAGCTGGAGCGACGCGTCGTCCTCTCGGTGCTCGACCGCAAGTGGCGCGAGCACCTCTACGAGATGGACTACCTCCAGGAGGGCATCGGCCTGCGGGCCATGGCCCAGAAGGACCCGCTGGTCGAGTACCAGCGCGAGGGCTTCGACATGTTCAACGCCATGATGGAGGGCATCAAGGAGGAGTCCGTCGGCTACCTGTTCAACCTGGAGGTCCAGGTCGAGCAGCAGGTCGAGGAGGTTCCGGTGCAGGACGGCGCCGAGCGTCCCTCGCTGGAGAAGGAGACCACCCCGCAGATCCGCGCCAAGGGCCTGGAGGCCCCGCAGCGGCCGGACCGGCTCCACTTCTCCGCCCCCACGGTGGACGGCGAGGGCGGTGTCGTCGAGGGCGACTTCGCCAGCGACGAGGCCACCGGCGCCACCCGGTCCGCCGACGGCATGACGCGTGCGGAGCGCCGCAAGGCGCAGAAGAGCGGTGGCGGCGGCCGCCGTCGCAAGAAGTAG
- a CDS encoding GNAT family N-acetyltransferase, translating into MEPITLTTERLLLRPFGPQDTFPVHAACQDPDIQRWTVIPSPYRLTDAELFTTRLAPAGWRDDSSYGFALALRETGALVGALGIDRRTRPGTYEVGYWSAKEHRGRGYVTEAVLASARWAFTSLGAERLEWRAEVGNAASRAVALRAGFRLEGEQRSGLLNKGIRRDAWTGALIPSDLGLAGPHPYLPGSRAGAP; encoded by the coding sequence ATGGAGCCGATCACCCTCACCACGGAACGCCTGCTGCTGCGGCCCTTCGGACCGCAGGACACCTTCCCGGTGCACGCCGCCTGCCAGGACCCGGACATCCAGCGCTGGACGGTGATCCCCTCCCCCTACCGGCTCACCGACGCGGAACTCTTCACCACACGGCTCGCCCCGGCGGGCTGGCGGGACGACTCCTCCTACGGCTTCGCCCTGGCCCTGCGGGAGACCGGGGCGCTCGTCGGCGCGCTCGGCATCGACCGCCGCACCCGGCCGGGGACGTACGAGGTGGGCTACTGGTCCGCCAAGGAGCACCGCGGCCGCGGCTACGTCACCGAGGCGGTGCTCGCCTCCGCCCGCTGGGCCTTCACCTCGCTCGGGGCGGAGCGGCTGGAGTGGCGGGCCGAGGTCGGCAACGCGGCCTCGCGGGCCGTCGCCCTGCGGGCGGGGTTCCGGCTGGAGGGCGAGCAGCGGTCCGGGCTGCTCAACAAGGGCATACGGCGCGATGCCTGGACGGGAGCCCTGATCCCGTCCGACCTGGGGCTGGCGGGCCCGCATCCGTACCTCCCCGGATCGCGGGCCGGGGCCCCGTGA
- a CDS encoding winged helix-turn-helix domain-containing protein: MTPVPPPAVELSADQARRIALRAQGFLGAPDRRAGVPGVLRHLGAVQLDTISVLARSHELVPYARLGAVGRRTVEDAYWSGGRTFEYWSHAACILPVEEWPHFAFRRRAYRSRPHWGHDLPDGVYDTVIEQLRDEGPLTATELGGAKNGGEWWDWSASKVAVERALMYGEVVCTERRGWKRVYDLAERAIPDSLLHDDLSDAECRRRLVALAGTSLGVGTRGDIADYHRLKGEEFDAVVADSGLVPVVVEGWGKPAWADPEALAKEVRGRHRTTLLSPFDSLIWERARTERIFGFTHRLEAYVPKQKRIHGYFAMPLLAGGKLQGRVDPAREGSTLVAKQASLAGPKAVAPMAEALVEAASWVGCTDIRVDRVDAPELREPLRTEIGHALQRAHR, translated from the coding sequence ATGACGCCTGTGCCTCCTCCCGCAGTCGAACTCTCCGCCGACCAGGCCCGCCGCATCGCGCTGCGCGCCCAGGGTTTCCTGGGAGCCCCGGACCGCCGGGCGGGGGTGCCGGGGGTGCTGCGCCACCTCGGCGCGGTCCAGCTGGACACGATCTCGGTGCTGGCCCGCTCGCACGAGCTGGTTCCGTACGCCCGGCTCGGCGCGGTGGGCCGCCGGACGGTGGAGGATGCCTACTGGTCGGGCGGCCGCACCTTCGAGTACTGGTCGCACGCCGCGTGCATCCTGCCCGTGGAGGAGTGGCCGCACTTCGCGTTCCGCCGCCGCGCCTACCGCTCCCGTCCGCACTGGGGCCACGACCTGCCCGACGGCGTGTACGACACGGTCATCGAACAGCTGCGTGACGAGGGCCCCCTGACGGCGACCGAGCTGGGCGGCGCGAAGAACGGCGGCGAGTGGTGGGACTGGTCGGCGTCCAAGGTCGCCGTCGAACGGGCCCTGATGTACGGCGAGGTGGTCTGCACCGAGCGGCGCGGCTGGAAGCGGGTGTACGACCTGGCCGAGCGGGCCATTCCGGACTCCCTGCTGCACGACGACCTGAGCGACGCCGAGTGCCGGCGGCGGCTGGTCGCCCTGGCGGGCACGTCCCTGGGCGTCGGCACCCGTGGCGACATCGCGGACTACCACCGGCTGAAGGGCGAGGAGTTCGACGCGGTGGTGGCGGACTCCGGGCTGGTGCCGGTCGTGGTGGAGGGCTGGGGAAAGCCCGCCTGGGCGGATCCGGAGGCGCTGGCGAAGGAGGTGCGCGGACGCCACCGTACGACGCTGCTGTCCCCGTTCGACTCCCTGATCTGGGAGCGGGCGCGTACGGAGCGGATCTTCGGCTTCACGCACCGGCTGGAGGCGTACGTGCCCAAGCAGAAGCGGATCCACGGGTACTTCGCGATGCCGCTGCTGGCGGGCGGGAAGCTCCAGGGCCGGGTGGATCCGGCGCGCGAGGGCAGCACACTGGTCGCCAAGCAGGCGTCCCTGGCGGGCCCGAAGGCGGTGGCCCCGATGGCCGAGGCACTGGTGGAGGCCGCGTCCTGGGTGGGCTGCACGGACATCCGGGTCGACCGGGTGGATGCCCCGGAGTTGCGCGAGCCGCTCAGGACGGAGATCGGTCACGCGCTCCAGCGCGCCCACCGCTGA
- a CDS encoding response regulator transcription factor: protein MADTFGPVCGANDSDADTGAYAGADADGASRKEPIRVLVVDDHALFRRGLEIVLAQEEDIQVVGEAGDGSEAVDKAADLLPDIVLMDVRMPKRGGIEACTAIKEVAPSAKIIMLTISDEEADLYEAIKAGATGYLLKEISTDEVATAIRAVADGQSQISPSMASKLLTEFKSMIQRTDERRLVPAPRLTERELEVLKLVATGMNNRDIAKELFISENTVKNHVRNILEKLQLHSRMEAVVYAMREKILEIR, encoded by the coding sequence ATGGCGGACACCTTCGGGCCCGTGTGCGGCGCGAACGACTCCGACGCCGACACCGGTGCGTATGCCGGAGCGGACGCGGACGGCGCTTCGCGCAAGGAGCCCATCAGGGTCCTGGTGGTCGACGACCACGCGCTCTTCCGCAGGGGGCTGGAGATCGTCCTCGCCCAGGAGGAGGACATCCAGGTCGTCGGTGAGGCGGGGGACGGCTCCGAAGCCGTCGACAAGGCGGCCGACCTGCTGCCCGACATCGTCCTGATGGACGTGCGCATGCCCAAGCGCGGCGGCATCGAGGCCTGCACCGCCATCAAGGAGGTGGCACCCAGCGCGAAGATCATCATGCTGACGATCAGCGACGAGGAAGCCGATCTCTACGAGGCGATCAAGGCGGGCGCGACCGGATACCTCCTCAAGGAGATCTCCACCGACGAGGTCGCCACCGCTATTCGCGCCGTGGCCGACGGGCAGTCCCAGATCAGCCCCTCCATGGCCTCCAAGTTGCTCACCGAGTTCAAATCGATGATCCAACGCACCGACGAACGACGGCTCGTTCCGGCGCCCCGGCTCACCGAGCGCGAGCTGGAAGTGCTGAAACTCGTGGCGACCGGCATGAACAACCGCGATATCGCCAAGGAGTTGTTCATTTCCGAGAACACGGTGAAGAACCACGTCCGCAATATCCTGGAGAAACTACAGCTGCACTCCCGGATGGAAGCAGTGGTCTATGCCATGCGCGAGAAGATCCTGGAGATCAGGTAG
- the hpf gene encoding ribosome hibernation-promoting factor, HPF/YfiA family: MDIVVKGRKTEVPERFRKHVAEKLKLDKIQKFDGKVISLDVEVSKEPNPRQADRSDRVEITLRSRGPVIRAEAAAGDPYAALDLATGKLEARLRKQHDKRYSRRGNGRLTAAEVGDVVPGVASFDEDGELVGDQSSAPVPTTKIGSLEVQGEGPLVMREKTHTAAPMSLDQALYEMELVGHDFYLFVDSETKEPSVVYRRHAYDYGVIHLRTDPLAADEAGGAGGALGG; the protein is encoded by the coding sequence GTGGACATCGTCGTCAAGGGCCGCAAGACCGAGGTGCCCGAGCGGTTCCGCAAGCACGTGGCCGAGAAGCTGAAGCTGGACAAGATCCAGAAGTTCGACGGCAAGGTGATCAGCCTCGACGTCGAGGTGTCCAAGGAGCCGAATCCCCGTCAGGCCGACCGTTCCGACCGGGTGGAGATCACGCTTCGCTCGCGGGGGCCGGTCATCCGGGCGGAGGCGGCGGCGGGCGACCCTTACGCAGCGCTCGACCTGGCCACCGGAAAGCTGGAGGCCCGGCTGCGCAAGCAGCACGACAAGCGTTACAGCCGCCGCGGCAACGGCCGTCTGACGGCCGCGGAGGTCGGGGACGTGGTCCCCGGCGTCGCTTCGTTCGACGAGGACGGTGAGCTGGTCGGCGACCAGTCGTCGGCGCCCGTCCCCACCACGAAGATCGGCTCGCTCGAAGTGCAGGGCGAAGGGCCGCTCGTGATGCGCGAGAAGACCCACACCGCCGCACCCATGTCGCTCGACCAGGCGCTCTACGAGATGGAACTGGTCGGTCACGACTTCTACTTGTTCGTCGATTCCGAGACCAAGGAGCCCAGCGTCGTCTACCGGCGACACGCGTACGACTACGGCGTCATCCACCTGAGGACCGACCCGCTCGCCGCGGACGAGGCCGGCGGCGCGGGCGGTGCGCTCGGAGGCTGA
- a CDS encoding ComF family protein translates to MRHGWRELSGLLLPVSCAGCGRPRTELCPACGTALHGGPPRRVRPSPRPPGLPPVYAAAPYENAVRAVLLAHKERGALGLAGALGQALAGGVRAGAGRMSGAGPLLLVPVPSARSSTAARGHDPVRRIAAAAARELRRGGLPAQVLPLLRQRRAVADQAGLRARERRANLAGALELTAGGRRLLRHGPLGHGPFHHGRVILVDDLLTTGSTLAEAARAVGEAADGVREPSVREGCRAAVVAASPSAFEINRN, encoded by the coding sequence ATGCGGCACGGGTGGCGGGAGCTGTCCGGTCTGCTGCTGCCGGTGTCCTGCGCCGGCTGCGGCAGACCGCGCACCGAGCTGTGCCCGGCCTGTGGAACCGCGCTGCACGGCGGTCCGCCCCGCCGGGTCCGGCCCTCGCCCCGCCCTCCGGGCCTTCCGCCGGTGTACGCGGCGGCCCCGTACGAGAACGCCGTACGCGCGGTTCTGCTGGCCCACAAGGAGCGAGGCGCACTCGGGCTGGCAGGTGCGCTCGGGCAGGCGCTGGCGGGGGGCGTACGGGCCGGGGCGGGGCGGATGAGCGGCGCGGGGCCACTGCTGCTGGTACCGGTGCCCTCCGCGCGTTCCTCGACCGCGGCGCGCGGTCATGATCCGGTGCGCCGGATCGCCGCCGCCGCCGCGCGGGAGCTGAGGCGCGGCGGCCTGCCCGCCCAGGTGCTTCCGCTGCTGCGGCAGCGGCGTGCGGTCGCCGACCAGGCGGGCCTCCGGGCCCGTGAGCGGCGGGCGAATCTGGCCGGGGCGCTGGAGCTCACGGCCGGGGGACGGAGGCTCCTGCGGCACGGACCCCTCGGGCACGGCCCGTTCCACCACGGCCGGGTGATCCTGGTCGACGATCTGTTGACGACGGGATCGACCTTGGCGGAGGCGGCACGGGCCGTCGGGGAGGCGGCCGACGGGGTCCGGGAGCCCTCCGTGCGGGAAGGGTGCCGGGCAGCGGTCGTCGCGGCCTCTCCATCCGCCTTCGAAATAAACCGGAACTGA
- a CDS encoding LpqB family beta-propeller domain-containing protein, which produces MRISALLGCGIVVLAGCGAMPVSGDVKAVDASQPGDSQVQVYAVAPREGAPPAEIVDGFLESMTSDDPAFATTRKYLSADARRTWRPGGGTTVLAQAPNRTGPLLHDGADRANQDKEATYTLTGEKVAEVDAQSSYRPLAPTDYSQTLHLVQEKVAEGKQEWRIDVVPDGLVLGQSDFKRLYRSVNKYFFAAGLTNGRSTLVADPVYVRNRTDPVTRMDTAAQTVRTLLAGPTDWLRPVVDSRFPEGTALRKGVTALAPDDQNVLRVRLNGKADRAGRSACRMMAAQVLYTLRDLTSARVERVELEGGKGSLCALDADDAAAFSADNGSDEADSPYFINDKGQVERILGATDGPGTPEPVTGPLGAGTVPMGSVGVARDEEQAAAVSAQGQSLYVSSLEAEGELAEPLVTSTAKKAADRLSPPSWDGRGDLWVADRDPAGPRLLRLAGGAGEPQQVRVPGLDGARIEALRMSADGVRIALLLTKDGRTTLNIGRVERRGSSVVPEISVEDLRQAAPQLTDVTAISWSGRSRLVVVGKEEGGVQQVRYVQADGSTSGSGALPGVNQVQSVAAADEELLPLMAETAGDGIVKLSPGDNWQTVLQQGTSLVYPG; this is translated from the coding sequence GTGCGGATCTCCGCGCTGCTCGGCTGCGGCATCGTCGTACTGGCAGGATGCGGCGCCATGCCGGTGAGCGGGGACGTCAAGGCGGTCGACGCCTCGCAGCCCGGAGATTCCCAGGTGCAGGTGTACGCGGTGGCGCCCCGCGAAGGCGCGCCGCCCGCCGAGATCGTCGACGGGTTCCTGGAGTCGATGACCAGCGACGACCCCGCGTTCGCGACCACGCGGAAGTATCTGAGCGCCGACGCCCGGCGCACCTGGCGGCCGGGCGGGGGCACCACGGTGCTCGCCCAGGCGCCGAACCGCACCGGCCCTCTGCTCCACGACGGGGCCGACCGGGCCAACCAGGACAAGGAAGCGACCTACACGCTGACCGGTGAGAAGGTGGCGGAGGTCGACGCGCAGAGTTCGTACCGCCCCCTCGCTCCCACCGACTACTCCCAGACCCTGCACCTGGTGCAGGAGAAGGTGGCGGAGGGGAAGCAGGAGTGGCGCATCGACGTCGTGCCGGACGGCCTCGTCCTCGGTCAGTCCGACTTCAAGCGGCTCTACCGCTCGGTGAACAAGTACTTCTTCGCCGCCGGGCTCACGAACGGCCGGTCCACGCTGGTCGCGGACCCCGTCTACGTACGCAACCGTACCGATCCCGTCACGCGGATGGACACCGCGGCCCAGACCGTCCGTACGCTGCTCGCCGGGCCCACGGACTGGCTGCGGCCCGTGGTCGACTCCCGCTTCCCGGAGGGGACCGCCCTGCGCAAGGGCGTCACCGCACTGGCCCCGGACGATCAGAACGTCCTGAGGGTGCGGCTCAACGGGAAGGCCGACCGAGCGGGCCGCAGCGCCTGCCGGATGATGGCCGCCCAGGTGCTGTACACGCTCCGTGACCTGACCTCGGCGCGGGTCGAGAGGGTGGAGCTGGAGGGCGGGAAGGGTTCGCTCTGCGCGCTCGACGCCGACGACGCGGCGGCCTTCTCCGCCGACAACGGCTCGGACGAGGCCGACAGCCCGTACTTCATCAACGACAAGGGCCAGGTGGAGCGGATCCTCGGCGCCACCGACGGCCCCGGAACGCCCGAGCCGGTGACCGGACCGCTGGGTGCGGGCACCGTCCCGATGGGATCCGTCGGGGTGGCACGCGACGAGGAGCAGGCCGCCGCGGTCTCCGCCCAGGGGCAGAGCCTGTACGTGTCCTCCCTGGAGGCGGAGGGCGAGCTGGCCGAGCCCCTGGTCACCAGCACGGCGAAGAAGGCCGCCGACCGGCTGTCGCCGCCGAGCTGGGACGGGCGCGGCGACCTGTGGGTCGCCGACCGCGATCCGGCAGGACCCCGGCTGCTGCGGCTGGCCGGCGGGGCGGGCGAGCCGCAGCAGGTCCGGGTGCCGGGCCTCGACGGCGCCCGGATCGAGGCGCTGAGGATGTCCGCCGACGGAGTGCGGATAGCGCTTCTGCTGACGAAGGACGGCCGTACGACGCTCAACATCGGCCGGGTCGAGCGCCGGGGGTCCTCCGTGGTCCCCGAGATCTCGGTGGAGGACCTGCGCCAGGCCGCGCCCCAGCTCACGGACGTGACCGCGATCTCCTGGTCGGGGCGCAGCCGGCTGGTGGTGGTCGGCAAGGAGGAGGGCGGCGTCCAGCAGGTGCGCTACGTACAGGCGGACGGCTCCACCTCGGGTTCCGGGGCGCTGCCCGGCGTGAACCAGGTCCAGTCGGTCGCCGCGGCCGACGAGGAGCTCCTTCCGCTGATGGCGGAGACCGCCGGCGACGGCATAGTGAAGCTCTCGCCGGGGGACAACTGGCAGACCGTTCTCCAGCAGGGCACGTCGCTGGTCTATCCCGGCTGA
- the mtrB gene encoding MtrAB system histidine kinase MtrB, with protein MPRGSAAPGPGEPGVRTERAAGSGRKAPRMSRFLKGGRLFGDRTPGGPFPRLLMRWVRRPLLPAVRLWRRNLQLRVVAGTLLMSVVVVLLLGLVVIGQVRNGLLDAKGKAAQTQAAGGFAAAQEKANAPLGPEGQGSERTDGTTGSTSWRTELVDQLASGGKNAFNVVALSVDSVSEGASSRAARGSGSVEASSVPDRLRRNVGEGQGAYQTYSLIRYSYGKESQPGLVVGKRLYDIDQQPYELYYLFPLTQEEKSLSLVRTTLATAGLFVVVLLGAIAWFVVRQVVTPVRMAAGIAERLSAGKLQERMKVTGEDDIARLGEAFNKMAQSLQLKIQQLEELSRMQRRFVSDVSHELRTPLTTVRMAADVIHEARADFDPVTARSAELLGDQLDRFESLLSDLLEISRFDAGAAALEAEPIDLRTVVHRVIGGAEPLAERKGTRIRVVGDDQPVIAEADARRVERILRNLVVNAVEHGEGRDVVVRLGVAQGTVAVAVRDYGVGLKPGEATRVFNRFWRADPARARTTGGTGLGLSIAVEDARLHGGWLQAWGEPGGGSQFRLTLPRTADEPLRGSPIPLEPEDSRRNRDARERDRTGVGASDDHRLMSVPAQAGTGERSTLHVPPRGPAAHHAAPASVHPAALPGNGARVVARPAQERPGGRAGTGIQDADQEDATRGY; from the coding sequence ATGCCCCGAGGCAGCGCCGCTCCGGGGCCCGGCGAGCCGGGAGTCCGTACGGAGCGGGCTGCCGGCTCGGGGCGGAAGGCACCACGTATGAGCCGTTTCCTGAAGGGCGGCCGGCTGTTCGGGGACCGGACGCCCGGCGGGCCCTTTCCGCGCCTGCTGATGCGGTGGGTGCGCCGCCCGCTGCTGCCCGCTGTCCGGCTGTGGCGGCGCAACCTGCAGCTGCGCGTCGTCGCGGGCACGCTGTTGATGTCGGTCGTGGTCGTGCTGCTGCTCGGTCTCGTCGTGATCGGACAGGTGCGCAACGGCCTCCTCGACGCGAAGGGCAAGGCTGCCCAGACCCAGGCGGCCGGTGGTTTCGCCGCGGCCCAGGAGAAGGCCAACGCCCCCCTCGGACCCGAGGGACAGGGCAGCGAGCGTACGGACGGCACGACCGGCAGCACCTCCTGGCGCACCGAACTCGTCGACCAGCTCGCCAGCGGCGGCAAGAACGCCTTCAACGTGGTGGCGCTCAGCGTCGACTCGGTCTCCGAGGGAGCGAGCAGCCGTGCGGCGCGTGGTTCCGGCAGCGTCGAGGCGTCCAGCGTGCCCGACCGTCTGCGGCGGAACGTGGGCGAGGGGCAGGGCGCGTATCAGACGTACTCCCTGATCCGGTACTCGTACGGCAAGGAGTCGCAGCCGGGGCTCGTCGTCGGCAAGCGGCTCTACGACATCGACCAGCAGCCCTACGAGCTCTACTACCTCTTCCCGCTCACGCAGGAGGAGAAGTCCCTGTCGCTGGTCAGGACGACCCTGGCCACCGCCGGGCTGTTCGTCGTCGTGCTGCTCGGGGCCATCGCCTGGTTCGTGGTGCGCCAGGTCGTCACGCCGGTGCGGATGGCGGCGGGCATCGCCGAGCGGCTCTCCGCCGGCAAGCTCCAGGAACGGATGAAGGTCACCGGCGAGGACGACATCGCCCGGCTCGGTGAAGCCTTCAACAAGATGGCCCAGAGCCTCCAGCTGAAGATTCAGCAACTGGAGGAGCTCTCCCGGATGCAACGGCGGTTCGTCTCCGACGTCTCGCACGAGCTGCGGACCCCCCTCACCACCGTCAGAATGGCCGCCGACGTCATCCACGAGGCGCGTGCCGACTTCGACCCCGTGACCGCGCGCTCCGCCGAGCTGCTGGGCGACCAGCTCGACCGGTTCGAGTCGCTGCTCTCCGACCTGCTGGAGATCAGCCGCTTCGACGCGGGCGCGGCCGCTCTGGAGGCCGAGCCGATAGACCTGCGGACCGTGGTGCACCGGGTGATCGGCGGCGCCGAGCCGCTCGCCGAACGCAAGGGCACCCGGATCCGCGTCGTCGGTGACGATCAGCCGGTGATAGCCGAGGCCGACGCCCGGCGGGTCGAGCGCATCCTGCGCAACCTCGTGGTCAACGCCGTCGAGCACGGGGAGGGCCGCGACGTCGTCGTGCGGCTGGGGGTGGCCCAGGGCACGGTCGCCGTGGCCGTGCGGGACTACGGGGTCGGGCTCAAGCCCGGCGAGGCGACCCGCGTCTTCAACCGGTTCTGGCGTGCCGACCCGGCGCGGGCCCGGACGACCGGCGGGACGGGGCTCGGCCTGTCCATCGCCGTGGAGGACGCCCGGCTGCACGGTGGCTGGCTCCAGGCGTGGGGCGAGCCGGGCGGGGGATCGCAGTTCCGGCTGACCCTGCCGCGTACGGCGGACGAGCCCCTGCGCGGTTCGCCGATACCGCTGGAACCCGAGGACTCCCGGCGCAACCGGGACGCGCGGGAACGCGACCGGACAGGGGTGGGCGCGTCGGACGACCACCGGTTGATGTCGGTGCCGGCCCAGGCCGGGACCGGCGAGCGTTCGACCCTGCACGTGCCCCCGCGCGGCCCGGCCGCCCACCACGCCGCTCCCGCGTCGGTGCACCCCGCCGCACTGCCCGGCAACGGGGCTCGCGTCGTCGCGCGCCCTGCCCAGGAGCGGCCCGGCGGGCGCGCGGGCACCGGGATACAGGATGCCGACCAGGAGGACGCCACTCGTGGGTACTGA